CTCGGTTCAAGACCTCAAATTGCTCGTCTTACGTCAGTGTTTCTTCACTCAAGCATTACCTTGGTCTGCATATAAGTAAGAAAAGCACTAATCTTCAATTAAGTATCGATTCTGCCCCAATGGTATCCTCTGTGcagctgcagagagagagagagagataaagaggaaaggcactgaggttaaccagatatcagtctccagtttgccaccctacactggggatgggagataggggttaggaagaggacagagaggaaagcgttAGAAAAATGGAAAACTGTAAAATAACGTGGAAGAAATAATGAACGGGTAGTGCGTAGAGAgtaataatgtttctttttttcagcggcCACTAATTTTGACAAGCAATGCGGACAGAAGGCCGACGTCGGGTTTTGCAAAGCTAAGTTGCCGAGGTGGTGGTTCAACAAGGAGACTGGCAAATGCGAAGTGTTTTATTACGGAGGCTGTGGCGGCAACGAGAACAAATACCTGACCAAGAAGAAATGCGAAAAGACGTGCTCACCTGCGAAAGGTGAGCCCAATTCATTCGTTCGTGATTGAGTTGACGACTCAAAAACTGCTGTAAGTGGTCTGAGACCAATTTACGCTGATGTGCTTTGCGTGGCAGCAGTAAAGAGTACAAGATGTAGGAGTGCAACTAATCTAGCATACTTGCTTCATGTCGTAAGCTTTAACTGCACAATCAGGGGTTAGAATAACAAACGTAATTTCATTGACAAGTTTACACGTGAACTTCCAATATGCAAACAAAATATTGCAAAGCGTTGGTTGCATAATTGTTCTATGAAATGCGTGAATACAACAACCTATTACATAGACTGCACAAAGTGTACCTCTTGGGATACAATCTGAAAGgagtttttctttgtttcatttctaCCCTTAGCCATGCGCAAGTCAGTCGTAGATGATGAGGCTTACATCGGAATCGCTCGCGCACTCGTGCCTGGTAAGCTCAACTCTATTTATTCATGCAATTTTGCTTTGCTTAAATGTTTTCACTATTAGTCAATATCAACAGTCAAGCAATGTTTTGATGCGGCAATGAATATCGAACGTTACTAAAAGCACAATGCGCTCGATCCCAACCTAAAATATTTGAATCGCCTATATGCATTCTCAGCATACCCAATCAACTCATAGTCCACATGTGACTGCAGGTTTTGCGTATCCAGTCCGCATGTCTAATTCGCTGTGCGGCTAAATGAAAGCCTAGTAGTATTGCTAAGTTTGGCGTTAACACTGGTGTGCCGCCCTCACTGACAAACTTTAGCAAAACCAATCTTGTACTCATGAACAAATATAGGCTCTTTAATTGACGCGTCTATGCTTTTCATAACAAGTGGCTGTTTCTCCGTCGACCCTTTCTAAGGAACGCCTATTCTAGCCTACGAAAAGATGGTCGCAGGAACACACTCACAAACGTTTTTCTGGCTGCATTAACTTCAATGTGTCCTCAGAGCTACGTGTATATTCGTAGTATGTATAATCTCCGAATCTATAATAATAAAGAGAGCTATAGACAGTCTCCTAGCTCCAAAGCAGTAACTTCTACGTCGGCCAGCGAAGATGAATGGGCTGTGCTATGAAGTGTACTCGTAGGCCTTGCAAAGAAACATACTGCTGTGGAGCCCTCATCGTCGTCATAATCACCATGTCACCACCTTCCCTCCCTCCCCTTCCCATTCTATCTCTGTCCTTCCCCTTGCTCAGCGTGgcgtagcaggctagaggcacttcactaAGGCCAACCTCTCCATCCTTTCGACAGTaaaaaaatctctctctctctctctctctatctctctcaggATCTATATATCCTGAAATTTTTTTCTCCCGATTATTCAATACACTTTACTCTTCCCATTTGCTTCAGAATTTGATATTAGTAAGCATAGAATTGCGCTCGGTTGATTTAATGATGGAGAGTATTTCTAGCACTGTCTCTCAGTAGAGCTTTATGTATGTACTGATGAACTAAAGTTTAGCACCTCAGGAGGCGCAAGAAATGGCTTCCTTCTGATAATCACATGTTATGTAATgatttgttaattttttttactaataTACGAATACTGATTCTAAAGATCTTGCTGTTTTCCTTATTTTTTGCATTCGAGCCTGCCACACGCCTTAAATATCATATATATTTGGTGCAAGCTTTCAGTGATTAATTTTTCCCGCATTAATGCATATTTTGCGCCGCAATAATACCGTTGATAAAGATTTTCAGTAAATCGCTATTTCTTTTGACAGCCGCAGTAGCCTTCCTGTGCCACGAGCCACCGTACTGGTTGTTAACCATAATTTACTATTCTCACTTGTTTCATAGTTTATTGTTTCTCAATATAGAACTGCGCGTTCTAGGTTTCTTTCATAGGGAGCACTTTTTTCGCACTCTCACTCTCAGTACAGCTTTATGTGTTCACGGACAAATTTTGTAACAGACTCACAAGAAATGGTTTCTTCGTGGTAATAACACCTTGTGCAACGATGTGATAATCTTTTTACCAAAATGCTAACGCCTATTGCAGGCCGTAgctgtttttctattttctttttacttccgCACTTGCCGCGCATCTTTTATGTCCTACATATTTAATCTGAGCTTTCAGTCATGAACATTTCTCCCATTCAGGCGTTTTTGCCAGGGTGATAATCTTCTCCCGCATTGGTCTTTGTCGGCAGCATAAGCTTAGTGTAATAATACCCTAGGTATAGTTTCGCTAACTTCACAATTTACCTTGACAGCCGCAGCAGCATCCGTGTGCCAAAAGCGAGCGTACCCTGGTCCCTGCACGGGCTCTTTCTCCCGCTTCTACTACGATCAGAAGACAAACTCATGCCGTCCCTTCATCTACGGTGGCTGCAAGAGCAACGGCAACAACTTTGAGTCGCCCATAGACTGCTGGCGATCCTGCCGCTCAATGTAGCCTGGAGAGCCTGTGCCGCGGGTCGCTTAGGCGAACAGCAACTAGTGCTAATAGTATCTCGCCGCAAAATAAATGGTTAACACACAGAGTGTGTTAACCGAAAATATGCCCTGAATTGCTTACAACGGATAGTATCAGCATGAAAGTAATCACGGGACCTACAGCATAAATAATTGGTCAACAGAACACCAAGCCAATCTGATCATAAGATGAAAACCGCTCTGACATATGAATACTAATCTCCAGTCTGATCACCTACGTCCACTTTCTTGTTGAACTACGAATTATAAATGTGTGGCCAAGCATTTGGTATGTTCGTTAGCAGTAAGAGAAGTAATGAAAAATCAGAACCTTTATAATGCAACAAAACGGGAGTATGAAAAATATTTCAGTAAATGTTGCTATACATAAAAAAAACTAATCACACAAAATGTACTACGTTTTTAAGCGAAAGACGACCTTTCGTTTATTAGACGCTGAGGCCTCTGCTACTAACTGAACGTAAAGCGTAAGCTCCAACACGTGATCTGAACAGTCTTCATAATCTGCATCCACCACCAGACATctacaccaggtggcattatccTTCCTCGTAAGAGCATCGGCTCCTTGGTAACCCACACCGCAACAGATAAGCCGATCGCGCAGTCGTAAAAGGAGCACTAGCTTAATAACGTGTGCACATAAAAGGTTACAAGGAGCGCGTACCGAATGATCACCTGCGGTTATGCTCCGTAATCACTGACGGACAcgcaataataaaagaaatggcAAATCAAACGCGCTTGTTCAAAGCCATGTTTTTGCGAAGATTTATTGGAACGCTTCGGTTATGACTTAGGCAAAGAAACACAGGATCCATGCATTTTAATTTGACATCCAACTACGTAGAAGGAACTCTTCCCCTTCTTCTCCCTTCACCTATCTATGAGTTTTGGCTTCGGGTGACGTGTTTGTAACTGCTGTTGGTCTGTGCAGCGCGTTGCCTCATTGTGAATGCATGCCTGTGCTGCAAGGCGCTTGTAGTTGGCCCTGAGACACCACTTCTGTCTTATGACACAGATGGCAGTGCAATACATTCCCACACTATATTGTTTTATGTGCTCAGTAATCACCATGCCCTCCAACCCAAGCGCCGATGTCAGTGCAAAAAAATccgaagaaagaaacgttttaaaaaagCTATTGCCCTGCTACATCATACGGCAGCCGCCATGGCACTGGAGTGCTCCTGGCGTTCCGCTGGAAAACCTGAGGGCGTGCGATCAAACGCCAGCCATGCGCCCGCCTTTCTATAGGGGTGTATTGCAAAAACGGCGGTGTAGCGCGTGTTGTGTGCACGTTGAAAACTTCAGGTGGTCATAATTATTTCGGAGATCCAACTACCACCACCCTGAACATTATGCCGTGCTTCTcctaagtaaataaaatatatgcATCATGcatggttcaccaaccgcagtcaCTGCCGTGTCGAGCAGTGCTATCGGCCTCAtacaggaggccagagtagacatatagtgattttaAGTCTACTAggcttgaaatgcgtgagaacaaTGCTAGTGTATCACAAAATATTTGTTAgtgcctgccgcttagatgtttcgtggttgcttaggttggccgtacacgagcatgcgctcttgtGTTTTAGTctctacgccaagcgatcagatagtgagcagatttaccatttcatgctggcaatacagagacgccggtatTCTTCATTCAAATAAAACCTGATATACCCAAAATGGTTCCCAACACATGCTCGCACCGCGGCTGATGATGCGCGTCACACGCCTGCGCCctccaaaagatatttccgcatACTGCAGTTACCCATGCAGCGAAAGGCTACACACTGGTTCCCCGACAACCTTGTATGAAGGGGTATTGTGAAAATTTCACAAAGTGCGAGCTGAAACTTTctccaaatcgttccgcagcacacgACAGCAATAATTTTCCGTAGCGCCGGGCCAAATCGCAtaaagccagagaggaggaaaagcTCGCCACGCGTAaagtcgccgcgcgccctttcctcctcgcccgatcaAACAtagccgtaaggcgcgagaaagcaatTGCCTAGCGCCACTGACTTAGCACCagtgccgcaggtgcgagactgcatgtccgacacagcggtcgtcaaatggggcgtcagtgcccgctgcttcacttacttcaccgcgccggcagccaacGTCCGAGCGTAAAcgaactcgaccccactccgcgaTGTCGGCACGCCTAGCGACAAACGCATccaacgcgcgctaagaaacctcctccgtagcgCCTAGGCGGAGTTAAAGAATGAAGAACCTACTGATTATTTATCTCTCGCGCCCACTCTTACTCGCCCCTGCACGCAAATGTCGGGCGATCCCTCAAATTAACGTCTCCTCTGCCTTCCCGCTTTCATCCATAGACCAAGTTTTCTTGGGGGCGCAGCCATCTTGCGATCACAGCACCGTCTATCGTGTGTGGGAGGATCGCGCTGGCGTGAGCGCCAGGCCCcgaacactctcaagttcaacaaatggccacacaGGGCGAAAAAATTGGCCGCGCGGCGCAGCTAAAGGAACAGGCGCAGTAGACCAATTAAAAAGGTTCCCCATTTAACGcattatctcccgctagaggcgccgtagtaaGCGCAACTTTAGCCTACAAACTTTCTTTAACAATAAACGAAGCGTTTTCACTATATGACAAATACTACAAAATTACCATTCCTAATTTACATTGTATTCTTTATTACCCACCTTGTTGTTTTTTGCCATTTTTAACGCAAAATAGCGCTCAGCATCAACGAcctcccacgtgacctctggcctgaatttaaaatttttaccggtgtGTTCGCGCGCCCGGCAGGTACGCATTCTTTGGTTCATACATCACTTCGTTATTTTGTGCTGAcaccagtttattgcgcttcgatatctcgcgctaacttggggtgtaagcccgaaagctaggtttcagtcgtgagccatgtggaacacgtctgcatcgaaatgggagcCGAATCCTGCTGCGACTGGGGACGGCAATATCAGTGAGTCGTTTGACATCGCTGCTTCAATCGCTAATATATTCGTCTCGTTAACTTTCAGGCGGAGGCAActtaacgaactagatgctgcattacatatgagcagtcaggaccctccgttgctgtttccgaaataaactttcagttgcaagGCCATCGTTATACACACATCCACGAAAGAGAaggcgatatcggaacgcgcgtcacattttaCATCTCGctgtagccgtagccatgggtgactgagtagccttgcCAATATATCTTTTTTTGAAGTCCGCCGGCAACTTTTTTTGTtcacagaaccgaataaccctttgataaGCGGAAGCTAATGTACTGAATTTAacgtattaaacagttgcacgcatgataattcacccatatttcgaacctcttggttccaaatgttcttgctgttcagtttgggtTATCTCAGGACATTTTGCAGTAGTAAAGCGGTGTATCATGTTCATGCAAAAatgaatgcatcatttctaatagcttcgtGCCGTTCATCTATTTCCTTGTGAAACcggcagtgtgatctcttctattGTATAAACGAGCGCACAAAGGTTCTCATTTgcgatcttaataatacttaagctgttgataTGCATTGTAGTTACGCAGACGTCAATTTTACGGAGACTAACAATacttatttaccatgctgcttaagcaccctggAACAAACAGTGTatatttgcatgtgttctgtagtcacaaaccattacaatgtatatgtggcaccttttcgcattttatattaaaaaattgtgcttcttcaatttctgatgcagtcaaaatttctgttccagacttGCAgtgatgaggacggcaccagtataaaccaatacactccatgcactaaacagcagccgctgcctgctacaacaaggtcattgtgtggactttggctgctactgcaaggtaaacaacacctggtttagaaataaatattcttgatatatgctgtactgtcttgctagtcttgagatgcatgtcatttgtttgtagcagataaTATGAACGCTCGTTCATGTTTACAGTTAAGCATAATTgattcgaacataaaagaaaacactacatgagtttggataatctctgctgtatctcatgtgccaATGTTCTGCCCCAATAGCGTGCCAagtacatcttggtcatcacgggagcccccatctgcaccaacaggaaggggctggagccgaattcgcaagACCAGGAACAAAGAAGCCATTACAGaattatttggatgagatatgAAGTCTACGGACGACGGCTTCAAGAATGAAAAGAGTCTCCGCTATCATTCCACCAGCGCGGATATTGgtcgagtcatccaggtacctcaacaacacAAATTATGTCTTCAGATGTGCcggcaacctctgaacaagcactgACGACGCTGGCCAAGAGTCTtctgtcagcttgcccttccttagtgagcttcctggccttgccAATTCGTGCCAAGTATAAGTttgtttcaatgaatgcaagcttttccttccacatttttgttagagatcattcctcttcctcatccaaacattaaaggtcaaccgattctttgctTATAcacaaagggacactaaagtgaaattttttttcttctgcatcagtaaattaccgttctacaacaccaaagaCACCACTCTTAAAACGATAaggcgtttggtaagccagataaagcgcaagaacaaaatacgggtggcgacgcctacagaagttcccgcacctggaggctgtgacgtcttggattttgatggcatcttctagggcctactaattatatatagcagtacagattgattacattgtgttctaaaggaaccaaatattaaacaacgcaagtttcgggaacctttattcagccaacgcggcccaaatgtgaaaacataatttgggatccctgacgtcacgctgacgtaccgttgctggggtttcggcgagaaattcaaatactgatactgagcgtttgattctgtcgaaacctcagcagtcatagaggcattacggaatcagggtgtagacgagccgtatgtaaaaatactgaaagatatctatagcggctccacagccaccgtagtcctccataaagcaagcaacaaaatcccaataaagaaaggcgtcaggcagggagatacgatatctccaatgctattcacagcgtgtttacaggaggtattcagagacctggattgcgaagaattggggataaaagttaatggagaataccttagtaacttgcgattcgctgatgatattgccttgcttagtaactcaggggaccaattgcaatgcatgctcactcacctggagaggcaaagcagaagagtgggtctaaaaattaatctggagaaaactaaagtaatgcttaacagtctcggaaaagaacagcaatttacaataggcagcgaggcactggaagtcgtaagggaatacatctacttagggcaggtagtgacggcggatccggatcatgagacggaaataatcagaagaataagaatgggttggggtgcgtttggcaggcattctcagatcatgaacagcaggttgccattatccctcaagagaaaagtaaataatagctgtgtcttaccagtactcacccacggggcagaaacctggaggcttacgaaaagggttctactcaaattgaggtcgacgcaatgagctatgaaaagaagaatgataggtgtaacgttaagggataagaaaagagcagattggggagggaacaaacgcgagttaatgacatcttagttgaaatcaagaaaaagaaatgggcatgggcaagacttttaatgaggagggaagataaccgatggtcattaagggttacggactggatcccaagggaagggaagcgtagcagggggcggcagaaagttaggtgggtggatgagattaagaagtttgcaggcatggcatggccacaattagtacatgaccggggttgtggagaagtatgggagaggcctttgccctgcagtgggcgtaaccaggctgatgatgatagaccttcattttctcatctaataatcaaactatttctttacatgactgcctgcagggttctcaaacaatgcttcgttagtctaacctgatttattgtttcgctttagtgtcccattaataCCAGTCAATGTCTAGAAGTATAATACATCTGTAGCAGTATATTCTAGCGTatgttgccatgtgcaattcctctcctgaaataactgatacggcattggcgtgtgtcttCCAATAACTTTTACACTGTGAGCTATGTAGCACTTAACTTTTCTTCATGTTtctggctttcagtgcttgcaaggtagagtggcttcttCCAAGAATGCAAGGTTTCTCATTCGCGTATTGAATTCCTAGTCTCATTcaggattgctattcttgctcgacagcctgtgtttttgtgcaacctacattgaagtgattgattgcagaatctggtttcgctgctgtccgacttggtacttgtcaccgtgttacgtttctcataTGTGGAAGCCTGGTCAGTTGCAGTGGGAAATATtctctcgaggcaagcacctgctcctacagtccgcacagtgacatagactgcgaatttacacacaccgtggttggtgctccccgttccgtcctttcctgctgctgtcGTGTACAAATTTTTCTTGCGGCCTTCCATAATTTGGCGTCAACGGAGACctcatacatgattacatggttctaagtgtatggagttgatatccacatgtgtggataggcctgcaaaagtggctgcaaaatggtgatgtgcacaaaaccgaccatgcccatatttagagaatgtggggcaccaagtgcgagttacacattagtggcatgcgaaagaacaaaaataaacatgCAGGTTGCAAAGGCGGTAACACTAAAATGCGGGGTACTCCATgccgctgtgttggctgcggcagcagatgcttgcgtcacccgattgcttcgcaatgcaagttgctcatcttcaacggtgACTGTCGGTGCAAACACGCGGGACACGCTGTTCAATCTGCTTGTGCTGCTGGTTGTTGCGTGTCACCAGACTACCATGTGCggcgaaggcaagcactatgcctacaCTCGGACGGTTGAATGTGCCGCAAGCCACCCGTGTGGgtgtatgctcactgttgtcatgtagatcgtagccaatgtatagatTGAGCGTTATGTTAGAGTATGCTGAAGCGATTTGAATGCAGAGTCTTGTTTCAATGTTGTCCCACTTGGTCATGGTTTCCATGTTACATTTCTCGGATATGGTGTCCTGGTCAGTTGCATTAGCCAAcggcctctcgaggtaagcacctgctcctgcactCCGCACAGCGACGCAAACTCGCTGTTTACATGTACTGCGATTGGTGCTCCCTgtttgtcctttcctgctgcagctgtGGGTGaagtgtgcttgtggccttctttGGCTGCGATTTGGTGTGAATGGAGACTATCATACACGATTACATGGTTTGAAGTGTATGATATCCACATAGGTAGAAATGCCTGCAAAATGGTGATTCCTACAAAACGGACCATGcccatattgagagcaggtggggcaccaagtgtgagcgacacATTAGTGGCCAccgaaaggagaaaaagaaacgtgcaggtaggaaaggaggtaacgctagaatgccgggtagttcatgtcgctgtgttggctatggcagcaggtGCCTGCGTCCCCCGATTGATTCGCAGTGCAAGCTACTGCGACTGCCAATGCAAACAGGTCgggcactgtccaatctgcttgcgctgctggtagTCACTTGTTACTAGACTGCCATGTGCGAcgtaggcaagcactgtgcctgaagtcgGATAGATGAATGTGCTTTATGCGACCTGTATTGCGTGAAtgcccactgttgtcatgtggatcttagccaatgtacagtgCGTTGTCGGAGCCTTATGCGGTGACTGAATTCAGAGTCTAATTTGATAATGGTCACCGTGTTCTGTTTATTCGATGTGGCGACCTGGTCAGCTGCATGGGCAACGGTCTCCTGAGGTAGCcgtctgctcctgcagtccacacagcgactcCCAGTTTACATGCGCCGTAATTGGTTATCTCCCCATTcgacctttcctgctgcagccgcggGCAAATTATGCTTGCGGGCCTTCGTCGGCCGTGATGTggcccatattgagaatgtggggcaccaagtatgagtcacacattagcggcccccgaaagaacaaaagGAAACGTGCAGGTTGTAAgcgaggtaacgctaaaatgcccaCTAGGCTATGTCTCTGTGTtcgttgcggcagcagatgccttgcgtcacccgattgcttcgcaatgcaagttacggcgactgtcgatgcaaacaggtggtgcACTGCCCAATTAGCTTGCTCtactgattgtcgctcgttaccagatcgccatgtgcgacgacgaaagtGAGCAGTTCACGAGCTCGTGTTAAAGGCTTGAGCGTATCTCgaaatgcaaattttatttctgctcttgtacgagaaggtgcactgcttttcttctgccaataaaggtcgcacgtcctgttcactcacttttggctcgtttgtatgggcgtcagtagaggctctttagtCTCCTGGCGAGTAAAATGTGGCAGCTGAGGCATGGCGCAAACCCATCGAGGTGAGCACGGCGCGTACACAGCGTACGCAACCGGtataaagcggccatattggatattgcactaaaagaaaaaaaagcatttccgCTTCCCGTATAAGTAGCGCAATCTGTCGGGCCCCctggtaagttccatgcgctgccgcttcttattttcgaaccactgtgcAAGgtgcagtttcccttctctaaagttagttctttattctatgggttCGCGGCGAATGTGCTGTTGACGACGAGCAGCAAGCTTTCGCGCTTTCTCGAGGGgtgtcaacaagttgtttggattAGGAACCTGCTTAGCATGCCGCCAATAAGCACTTTGCTTCGATATAGTCACAATATTGAACGGCGACGGGCCTAGAGGCGCTGCAAAGCTCTGCCCACGATCGAAATAGCAGGCGAGTCAAGTTTGAACATTGTCAATGCGTAACGTACACGTGTAACGTGTTATTACTACATCACTCAAACAACAATCAGGAATCTCCATGTCTCATGCGGGGTGCCGCAGCGTACATCCCAATCCAAGTAACTGTGAAGCTTCGAGGTAACATGTTTTGCCAGCTCTCGAGCTCCTAAAATTTTTGCGGTACGATTTTCGAAATATTGTTTATCTGGCACCCGGGCATCGAGCTCTACAAAACAAAGAACTCTAAAATAACTCGATCAAAGGGCTTTTAACGTGGATAAAATGAGCTAACGATAGTGGCCGCGTAAATGTCGCGATCAATGCTCACTAGTCGGCCTCGAATGGTGCCTGTGCGTGCAAGGGCACCTCACCCACTCGAGTGGGCTGCAAAACGAACAACTACTCGGTtcaacaagaactttattttctaCAGTAATACAGCTCGCGATGCGCGGCGTCGTCAGCTTGCATGCGAGACTCGGAAGCACAAGGAAGCCCATATGAACTAGGGCCGGCCGGAACACGGTAGGTATGGTTTTGTTTGCAGGATGAAAATGAGCACAACTTCGTTTATTAGTTGGCGCACACTGCTTTAATAATACGTCCTCGTTCAACTTCAACCAAAcgttggttgccaagcatgataatctCAGAATACGTTTGAGGAGAATAAGTTCAATGTGCGTGCACGAAGAAATGGTTAACATCATCCATTCGCAATAGCTGACCGATTCGAATACGCACCTTTCTTGCATATCTCAGTTTGCTCATGGGTGCCAAGTTCCGAGTTCGCCGCCGAGCACTCACTCCGAACAAAACCTTCCAAACAGACACTCGGGCATCAAGTCCTTTAAGCTGAAAATACAAAGCGGACGCTTCTCTGCTATCACAGCGGTGGTGTTCACGAGGTCACGGTGGCGTGAAGATGCACTTCACGCTTGCTTCCGAACGTTATTTTTTAAGCCAAATACGGCAGAGTGGTAGCCAGTCGACCTTGAGTCATTTGAAATTGCATAAATCCCAGGCAGAGCCCGTTACAAGCGCACTAATTCGCAATTAAACCTCTACCTTTTGAAGCTGCCGCTGGGAAAAAAATTGGCACTGGCTTAGCTCaactatgccaggatatacgtagcgaaagataaggcatagcatggttaacCTTGGTTAATCTTCATTGCAAGTGccggttagtctggttgtctatcTACGTTGCTGCTTTTAGCCAgtcattcggcgcgctgttcgtctgtttcctgggcgattcgtttcctcttcatctcgttccgttgtcgattccaggcctcctgcttatcagaattatcGCCGTCCATATTGTcgtctcaactgtggttgcggcgcccCCGagttctccttttcaatcctccggtaggttatcaggcatgcgacgcagctggcgaagcaagcggaggcgagcgcaacgacgagcaacgcggtgtgacgtcataccaaacggcgatGGCGGATAGGTGCGGCGCtgtgcagcggcggaacaccagtggctcggtgctactagt
The sequence above is a segment of the Dermacentor variabilis isolate Ectoservices chromosome 7, ASM5094787v1, whole genome shotgun sequence genome. Coding sequences within it:
- the LOC142589090 gene encoding boophilin-H2-like; this translates as MKLYIFLALLGTALAATNFDKQCGQKADVGFCKAKLPRWWFNKETGKCEVFYYGGCGGNENKYLTKKKCEKTCSPAKAMRKSVVDDEAYIGIARALVPAAAASVCQKRAYPGPCTGSFSRFYYDQKTNSCRPFIYGGCKSNGNNFESPIDCWRSCRSM